From the genome of Vigna angularis cultivar LongXiaoDou No.4 chromosome 11, ASM1680809v1, whole genome shotgun sequence, one region includes:
- the LOC108333546 gene encoding uncharacterized protein LOC108333546 translates to MNRRSRPSISQSFHKYLKPGALARIRDSRISARSHRLNTILRHQISLHRPPSPSPLPAADQTQAAVADFPFFVARIYGPRYPQRKKLMAAKSVLFLPVSPTADSPDLVIDALAADLLVAN, encoded by the coding sequence ATGAACCGCAGAAGCAGACCTAGCATCTCGCAGTCCTTTCACAAGTATCTCAAACCCGGTGCCCTTGCTCGCATACGCGATTCTCGCATCAGCGCCAGATCTCACCGCCTCAACACCATCCTCCGCCACCAGATCTCCCTTCATCGTCCTCCCTCGCCTTCGCCGCTTCCTGCCGCCGATCAGACACAGGCGGCTGTCGCTGACTTCCCTTTTTTCGTTGCCAGGATCTACGGCCCGCGCTATCCTCAGCGGAAGAAACTCATGGCCGCCAAGTCCGTCCTCTTTCTCCCTGTCTCTCCCACTGCAGATTCGCCCGATCTCGTAATTGATGCCTTAGCCGCCGATCTTCTCGTCGCgaattga